One window of uncultured Trichococcus sp. genomic DNA carries:
- the allD gene encoding ureidoglycolate dehydrogenase translates to MSEEKLIKVTPDELHGLIKNKLQTAGLPEVQAAETANHLVYADLCGVHSHGAVRVEYYSERIHKGGITLEPEIRFEKTGESSGVFHGDNAQGQYVANLALEPAIQMAKESGVAVVGVSRCGHTGTLSYYLRKIAEAGLAGMAMTQSDPMAVPFGGAEVYYGTNPLGFGAPSATETPLIFDMATTVQAWGKILDARSKGREIPADWAVDENGQATTDPHAVRGLMPIAGPKGYGLMMMVDIFSGVLMNLPFGKHVSSMYNDLHAGRNLGQLYIILDPARFGDADTFRQHISQTMEELNAVKPAEGFSSVRYPGQGSNERYERNKSQGVEIPESIIDYLKSDVIHNDSYGGLSAFAN, encoded by the coding sequence ATGTCGGAAGAAAAATTAATCAAAGTGACTCCGGATGAGTTGCACGGATTGATCAAAAATAAACTTCAAACAGCTGGTCTGCCGGAAGTCCAAGCTGCCGAAACCGCGAACCATTTGGTGTATGCGGACTTATGCGGTGTACATTCGCATGGCGCCGTCCGGGTGGAGTATTATTCTGAACGCATCCATAAAGGCGGCATCACACTAGAACCTGAAATCAGATTCGAAAAAACCGGGGAAAGCTCCGGCGTTTTCCATGGGGATAATGCGCAGGGACAGTACGTGGCGAACTTGGCCCTGGAACCAGCCATCCAAATGGCGAAGGAATCCGGTGTGGCGGTAGTCGGCGTGTCGAGATGCGGGCATACGGGTACCTTGTCCTACTATTTGCGCAAAATTGCCGAAGCGGGATTAGCCGGCATGGCGATGACGCAGTCCGACCCGATGGCGGTGCCTTTTGGCGGCGCAGAAGTGTATTACGGAACCAATCCGCTCGGCTTCGGCGCGCCAAGTGCGACGGAAACGCCGCTGATTTTTGATATGGCGACCACTGTGCAGGCCTGGGGAAAAATCCTGGATGCCCGCTCAAAAGGCCGTGAAATTCCGGCAGATTGGGCTGTCGATGAAAACGGGCAAGCCACAACCGATCCGCATGCGGTGAGGGGACTGATGCCCATCGCCGGCCCTAAAGGCTATGGCCTGATGATGATGGTCGACATCTTTTCGGGCGTCCTGATGAATCTACCGTTCGGAAAACATGTCAGCTCCATGTACAATGACCTGCATGCCGGCCGGAACTTGGGACAACTCTACATTATCCTCGATCCAGCCCGCTTCGGGGATGCCGATACTTTCAGACAGCACATCAGCCAAACGATGGAGGAATTGAACGCCGTCAAACCAGCAGAGGGCTTTTCAAGCGTCCGCTACCCTGGTCAAGGCTCCAACGAGCGCTATGAGAGAAACAAGTCTCAAGGTGTGGAGATTCCGGAATCGATCATCGATTACTTGAAATCCGATGTGATCCACAACGACAGCTATGGAGGATTAAGCGCCTTTGCTAACTGA
- the truA gene encoding tRNA pseudouridine(38-40) synthase TruA yields the protein MRNIKMTIEYDGGRYLGWQRLGDSDKTIQGKIENILSAMTGTEVEIIGSGRTDAGTHARGQVANFKTTSNMDLLAMRDHLIRYLPRDIVVKELEEVPERFHARYHAAGKTYSYHVWNNVVPSAFERHYSYHYPGQLDVDRMNTACQKLVGKHDFLGFSSLKKSKKSTVRTINDITIQQEGNLFHFSFTGEGFLYNMVRIMMGTILEIGAGTMEPEYIDAIFKSGIRSEAGMTVPSHGLFLDAVYYD from the coding sequence ATGAGAAACATAAAAATGACGATCGAGTATGATGGCGGCAGATACTTGGGCTGGCAAAGGCTCGGGGATTCGGACAAAACCATTCAAGGCAAAATAGAGAATATCCTGTCGGCGATGACGGGAACAGAGGTTGAAATCATCGGCTCGGGGCGGACGGATGCCGGCACCCACGCCAGGGGGCAAGTAGCCAATTTCAAGACGACATCCAATATGGATTTGTTGGCGATGCGGGACCATCTGATCCGTTATCTACCGCGCGACATTGTCGTCAAAGAGCTGGAGGAGGTTCCGGAAAGGTTCCACGCCCGTTACCATGCAGCCGGAAAGACATACAGCTACCATGTCTGGAACAACGTCGTGCCTTCCGCGTTTGAGCGCCACTACAGCTACCATTACCCTGGACAGCTTGATGTCGACAGAATGAACACGGCTTGCCAAAAGCTGGTCGGGAAGCATGATTTCCTCGGGTTCTCTTCACTCAAGAAATCGAAAAAATCGACGGTCAGGACCATCAATGACATCACAATCCAGCAAGAAGGCAATCTGTTTCACTTTTCGTTCACAGGAGAAGGCTTCCTCTACAACATGGTGCGGATCATGATGGGTACGATCCTGGAAATCGGGGCCGGGACGATGGAACCGGAATACATTGATGCCATCTTCAAGAGCGGAATCCGCAGCGAGGCCGGCATGACCGTCCCTTCCCACGGACTGTTCCTGGATGCCGTTTATTACGATTGA
- the rluF gene encoding 23S rRNA pseudouridine(2604) synthase RluF, translating to MRINKFISEAGQASRRGADKLIAEGRVTINGKRATIGSQVEPGDDVRVNGNQLFVARNNVYIALNKPVGITSTTEKGVKGNIVDLVNHSPRVFHIGRLDKDSEGLILLTNDGDIVNEILRSENQHEKEYIVSVDRPITPEFLKQMSEGVKILDTVTLPCKVEQLSKYDFKIILTQGLNRQIRRMCEELGYNVYRLQRMRIMNIELGKLPPGQWRYLSKKEQAALFRELNYDPKEW from the coding sequence ATGCGTATCAATAAATTTATAAGTGAAGCAGGCCAAGCCTCCAGACGAGGAGCCGACAAGCTGATTGCTGAGGGGCGTGTAACGATCAATGGAAAGCGGGCAACGATCGGCAGCCAAGTGGAGCCGGGGGATGATGTCCGCGTAAACGGCAATCAGCTCTTCGTAGCCCGCAACAATGTCTACATTGCCTTGAACAAACCAGTCGGCATCACGAGCACGACCGAAAAAGGCGTCAAGGGGAATATTGTCGATCTGGTCAACCATTCCCCCCGCGTTTTCCATATCGGGCGCCTCGATAAAGATTCCGAGGGCTTGATCCTGCTCACGAATGACGGCGACATCGTCAATGAAATCCTGCGTTCCGAGAACCAGCATGAGAAGGAATATATTGTTTCCGTGGACCGCCCAATCACGCCTGAATTCTTGAAGCAGATGTCAGAAGGGGTCAAAATATTGGACACAGTCACCCTGCCTTGTAAAGTGGAACAACTGTCAAAATATGATTTTAAAATCATACTGACCCAAGGACTCAACCGTCAAATCCGCCGCATGTGCGAGGAATTGGGATACAACGTCTACCGATTACAAAGAATGCGCATCATGAATATTGAATTGGGCAAGCTTCCTCCCGGACAATGGCGCTACCTGTCCAAGAAGGAACAGGCTGCGTTATTCAGGGAATTGAACTATGACCCGAAGGAATGGTAA
- a CDS encoding dicarboxylate/amino acid:cation symporter, with protein MKSLKKISMTNQIMVAMVLGIAAGLIFGPAIAPIAVIGQIFLRLIQMAVVVMIMGAVIEAVGTLDPQILGKLGGKMAAWFLGGTAIAASLGLMLGYLIQPGAGVDMQIDTSAEVATATGSVTDVILAFFPSNVVQSMSTGNMIQVIIFALLFGLSISLLSTRRDLTALKAAISQFNEVILQLVTTVMHLAPLGIFALLANVTGVIGLTVILPLAKFLLAMAIGSVIFLVLWIFLTSAITKVNPAHIVKGLSRMTIMAFTTTSSAITLPVKMEDQENKLGVSRRISQLVGPLGMAMNSNGLSLFLAIAAITLAQFYGLEFTLANAIQTVTLSTLATLGTVAVPGGGLVALTIVIPALGLPPESIGLLAGIDWFSGMFRTVLNVDADATIAMILAHGEGELDHQHIKEVHTTQATDIS; from the coding sequence ATGAAATCTTTAAAGAAAATCAGTATGACCAATCAGATCATGGTTGCGATGGTATTAGGTATTGCGGCCGGCTTAATTTTTGGACCGGCGATTGCACCAATTGCCGTAATCGGACAAATCTTTCTGCGGCTGATCCAGATGGCCGTAGTGGTTATGATCATGGGCGCGGTGATCGAAGCGGTCGGCACACTCGACCCGCAAATATTAGGCAAACTTGGAGGTAAGATGGCTGCCTGGTTTCTCGGAGGGACTGCCATTGCGGCAAGCTTGGGCTTGATGTTGGGTTATCTGATTCAACCGGGCGCCGGGGTTGATATGCAAATTGATACATCTGCTGAAGTTGCGACAGCGACTGGCAGTGTTACCGATGTTATTCTCGCATTTTTCCCGTCGAATGTGGTTCAGTCCATGAGTACAGGGAACATGATTCAAGTCATTATCTTTGCCTTATTATTCGGTTTATCGATCAGCCTGTTGAGTACGCGTCGGGATTTGACAGCGCTGAAAGCAGCGATTTCACAATTCAATGAGGTCATTCTCCAATTGGTCACAACGGTGATGCACTTGGCGCCTTTAGGGATTTTTGCCTTGTTGGCTAATGTCACCGGCGTAATCGGCCTGACCGTGATTTTACCGCTGGCGAAATTCCTCTTGGCGATGGCGATCGGTTCTGTGATATTTTTGGTGTTATGGATTTTCCTGACCAGTGCGATCACAAAAGTGAATCCCGCCCACATCGTCAAGGGCTTGTCGCGCATGACCATTATGGCCTTCACGACAACCTCTTCTGCCATTACGCTTCCGGTCAAGATGGAAGATCAGGAGAATAAACTTGGCGTCAGCCGCCGGATTTCCCAATTGGTCGGACCTTTGGGTATGGCGATGAACAGCAATGGCTTGTCGCTCTTCCTTGCCATCGCTGCTATCACATTAGCGCAATTTTATGGACTGGAGTTCACTTTAGCGAATGCGATCCAGACAGTCACCTTATCAACCTTGGCCACTTTAGGCACCGTAGCGGTTCCCGGCGGCGGGCTGGTCGCCTTGACAATCGTCATTCCGGCACTCGGCCTGCCACCGGAAAGCATCGGCCTGTTGGCAGGTATCGATTGGTTCTCCGGCATGTTCCGTACGGTACTCAATGTTGATGCCGACGCCACCATTGCGATGATTCTGGCTCACGGAGAAGGCGAATTGGACCACCAGCACATCAAAGAGGTGCATACGACTCAAGCAACCGACATTTCCTGA
- the fabV gene encoding enoyl-ACP reductase FabV — protein MLEFKQNIRGNVALGVNPLGCKQEVLNQIEYVKNKGTYQAPKKVLIIGASSSYGLATRISLAFGAGADTIGVSFEKGPKNERNLGTAGWYNNIAFREAAEKEGLIAKNFVQDAFSHESKQEVIAYIKNEFGGKVDLVVYSLASGRRTDPDTGETYTSAIKALGEPVVGPNINMQNQDFYIETLEPATEDEIAGTVKVMGGEDWQLWMEALKEADVLADGVLTTNYSYLGTELNRPYYGGGTLGLAKADCDEKAQTINALLADINGKAQIVVATAVTTKASSVIPFFPVYCIGLYKVMTEKGTHETPIMHIDRIYRDMVYGTKAEYDEAGRLRPDSWELDSDTQAKTKALIQQLNKENFNTEIAAYDILYKEFSILSGFMVDGYVEQDVTIEDLKALEY, from the coding sequence ATGTTGGAATTTAAACAGAATATTCGGGGTAATGTGGCCCTAGGTGTAAACCCGCTTGGATGCAAGCAGGAAGTATTGAACCAAATCGAGTACGTCAAAAATAAAGGCACATATCAAGCTCCGAAAAAGGTCTTGATCATTGGTGCGTCATCAAGCTACGGTTTAGCTACCCGAATCAGCCTGGCTTTCGGTGCGGGAGCAGATACGATTGGCGTTTCTTTCGAAAAAGGACCGAAAAATGAACGGAATCTCGGCACAGCTGGCTGGTACAACAATATCGCGTTCCGTGAGGCTGCCGAAAAAGAAGGACTGATCGCCAAAAACTTTGTGCAGGACGCCTTCAGCCACGAAAGCAAACAAGAAGTCATCGCATACATCAAGAACGAGTTCGGGGGCAAAGTGGACCTGGTCGTTTATAGCCTGGCAAGCGGCAGAAGGACAGATCCCGATACCGGAGAGACGTACACTTCCGCAATCAAAGCGCTTGGCGAGCCCGTAGTTGGCCCTAATATCAATATGCAAAATCAGGATTTCTACATCGAAACGCTGGAACCTGCAACAGAGGACGAAATCGCCGGTACCGTAAAAGTCATGGGTGGCGAAGACTGGCAACTATGGATGGAAGCGTTGAAGGAAGCAGATGTATTGGCTGACGGGGTTCTGACGACCAATTATTCTTATTTGGGAACAGAGCTGAACCGTCCTTACTACGGTGGCGGTACCCTTGGTCTTGCCAAAGCAGATTGTGATGAGAAGGCGCAGACCATCAATGCGTTGTTGGCTGACATCAACGGCAAAGCCCAGATTGTGGTGGCAACTGCCGTGACCACGAAAGCAAGCTCAGTCATTCCCTTCTTCCCTGTTTATTGCATCGGTCTTTACAAAGTCATGACGGAAAAAGGCACCCACGAAACACCGATCATGCATATCGACCGCATTTATCGCGACATGGTTTATGGTACTAAGGCTGAGTATGACGAAGCTGGCCGACTGAGACCGGATAGCTGGGAACTTGACAGCGACACGCAAGCTAAAACAAAGGCACTGATCCAACAATTGAACAAAGAGAATTTCAATACTGAAATAGCAGCATATGACATCCTTTATAAAGAGTTTTCAATTTTAAGTGGGTTCATGGTTGATGGCTATGTTGAGCAAGACGTTACGATCGAAGATTTGAAGGCATTGGAATATTAA
- a CDS encoding AIM24 family protein, which yields MFRIKNFEDNNDVKIVEELGAFKVVEYLKDLSVDHLTAQAAYYASEMNVRRRQLVCDVSLSDITVQSGAMQWMVGNVSATTGIKGVGDFFGKALRGKVTNESAIKPEYTGTGKLVLEPTYKHILLIDVDDWNGSIVIEDGLFLACDSELNHKAVMRSNLSSVAMGGEGLFNLGLSGGGIVALESYVPREELIEIELENDELKIDGNMAIAWSGSLEFTVSRSGQTLLGSAASGEGLVNVYRGTGKVLMAPVLR from the coding sequence ATGTTCAGAATAAAAAATTTCGAAGATAACAATGATGTGAAAATTGTCGAAGAGCTGGGCGCATTTAAGGTAGTGGAATACTTGAAAGATTTGAGTGTCGATCATCTGACGGCTCAAGCTGCCTACTACGCCTCTGAAATGAACGTCAGAAGAAGGCAGCTGGTATGCGACGTCAGTCTTTCCGACATTACCGTTCAATCAGGAGCTATGCAATGGATGGTGGGAAATGTCAGTGCTACAACAGGTATTAAAGGCGTGGGTGATTTTTTTGGAAAAGCTCTTCGAGGAAAGGTCACGAATGAATCTGCAATTAAGCCTGAGTATACTGGAACCGGCAAACTGGTACTGGAGCCGACCTACAAGCATATTTTGCTTATTGATGTTGATGACTGGAATGGCTCAATAGTGATTGAAGATGGATTGTTTTTGGCTTGTGATTCGGAATTGAACCACAAAGCCGTTATGAGGTCTAACCTTTCTTCTGTTGCGATGGGTGGAGAAGGTCTTTTCAACTTGGGACTTTCCGGTGGGGGAATTGTCGCACTGGAATCGTATGTACCCAGAGAAGAACTGATAGAAATAGAGTTGGAAAATGATGAATTGAAGATTGATGGGAACATGGCGATCGCTTGGTCCGGCAGCCTGGAATTTACGGTATCAAGATCAGGCCAAACACTCCTGGGTTCAGCCGCATCCGGCGAAGGTTTGGTTAACGTCTATCGCGGAACAGGCAAAGTCTTGATGGCACCTGTTCTTCGCTAA
- a CDS encoding M20 family metallopeptidase, translating into MNKYYERAYALEEQLVKDRRTLHQNPEIGMELPNTRAYVRNRLEEIGLEVKEVGKMGLSAVIEGEKPGKTILLRADMDALPMKEMNELEYKATNNMAHTCGHDLHTAMLVTAAQILLENKADIHGRVKLMFQPGEEIFAGAKDMIEAGILENPKPDVAFAMHTGLNQGVGSFEYYKGHTSTSCDNFKITITGKGAHGAYPHTSIDPINAGVIIYQEFGELISREVSPLSVATLTFGMFSGGSNSNIIPEVVEMQGTLRTYDDEVREYVKGRITDILAGVEKTTRAKIDFEIFANVPSLYNDPDLTEEIAEILETGNPNFKGYPDLRIMASEDMAVVSRHLPTTYIMLNCKVEGNNFSHHNPGVLFDEAALPIGAGSFATVAIEWLKKHSE; encoded by the coding sequence ATGAATAAATACTATGAAAGAGCCTATGCGCTGGAAGAGCAACTTGTAAAGGACAGAAGGACACTTCACCAAAACCCAGAAATAGGCATGGAGTTGCCCAATACAAGAGCCTACGTCAGGAACAGATTGGAAGAGATCGGGTTGGAAGTCAAAGAAGTGGGGAAGATGGGGCTGAGTGCTGTTATAGAGGGTGAGAAACCTGGTAAAACGATTCTTCTTCGTGCTGATATGGATGCCCTTCCGATGAAGGAAATGAATGAGCTGGAGTACAAAGCGACGAACAATATGGCGCACACGTGCGGACATGATTTGCACACCGCTATGCTGGTGACTGCTGCACAAATATTGCTTGAAAATAAAGCGGACATTCACGGTAGGGTCAAGCTTATGTTCCAACCGGGCGAGGAGATATTTGCTGGGGCCAAAGATATGATTGAAGCCGGTATTTTAGAAAATCCAAAACCGGATGTGGCGTTTGCTATGCATACGGGATTAAATCAAGGTGTCGGGAGTTTTGAGTACTATAAGGGACATACAAGCACTTCGTGTGACAACTTCAAGATCACAATTACGGGAAAGGGGGCTCACGGAGCGTATCCACATACTTCCATAGACCCTATCAATGCGGGCGTGATCATTTATCAAGAGTTTGGTGAACTGATCTCAAGAGAAGTGAGTCCGTTGTCTGTAGCTACGCTAACATTTGGAATGTTCTCGGGAGGATCGAACAGTAACATCATTCCTGAAGTTGTAGAGATGCAAGGAACGTTACGCACCTACGACGATGAAGTGCGGGAGTACGTAAAAGGGAGAATAACGGATATTTTAGCGGGGGTAGAGAAAACGACAAGGGCAAAAATAGACTTTGAAATTTTTGCGAATGTGCCATCTTTATACAATGACCCTGACTTGACCGAGGAAATTGCAGAAATTTTGGAAACCGGAAATCCTAACTTTAAAGGCTATCCTGATTTGAGGATCATGGCTTCTGAAGATATGGCTGTTGTGTCGAGGCATTTGCCGACAACGTATATCATGCTTAATTGTAAAGTTGAAGGAAATAACTTCTCGCACCATAATCCGGGTGTGTTATTTGATGAAGCGGCTCTTCCAATCGGAGCGGGTTCTTTTGCGACTGTGGCCATTGAGTGGTTAAAAAAGCACAGTGAATAA
- a CDS encoding 2-keto-3-deoxygluconate permease: MLKLMRRVPGGTLLIPMFLSALLNTAFPEGLYVGSISQAFFSAQGTNYIVGFLCFVSAMGLDVKSLAQIMKKQGMLLVIKFLIAYVLGFLMIKYLGGGTILGLSSLAIIVVLTSTNPALYMALVKDLSEKDDALAFGLAGVFCVPAVPLLVYSLSSGTDIVWTPIISVVIPLLAGMIIGNLDHEFRDFCLPAIGIIMPFFGWVLGDSINLFQAAKAGLAGVILSVIFYIILLPTLYFTETKLLRANGISAIALTSVAGVSLAAPSVIAQAYPELEPIVPLVVSQIAMAVVITSVLTPMIANKIAKKKNLVKH, translated from the coding sequence ATGCTAAAACTTATGAGAAGAGTTCCCGGAGGAACTCTATTGATCCCAATGTTTTTAAGTGCGCTGTTGAACACGGCTTTTCCGGAAGGGCTTTATGTAGGATCGATCAGCCAAGCTTTTTTCTCCGCTCAGGGAACCAACTATATTGTAGGTTTTTTATGTTTTGTTTCAGCTATGGGTTTGGATGTAAAAAGTTTGGCTCAAATAATGAAAAAACAAGGCATGTTACTGGTAATCAAATTTTTGATAGCGTATGTCTTGGGATTCCTGATGATCAAGTATTTAGGTGGAGGAACGATTCTCGGGCTGTCGTCTTTGGCGATCATTGTCGTTCTTACCAGTACAAATCCAGCGTTGTATATGGCTCTGGTTAAAGACTTGTCAGAAAAAGACGATGCATTGGCATTTGGTTTAGCGGGTGTGTTTTGTGTGCCTGCTGTCCCTCTGTTGGTTTATTCCTTATCAAGCGGTACTGATATAGTCTGGACGCCGATTATCTCAGTTGTGATTCCTCTGTTAGCGGGGATGATCATCGGGAATTTGGATCATGAATTCAGAGATTTTTGCTTGCCGGCTATCGGCATCATAATGCCCTTTTTTGGATGGGTTTTAGGAGACAGCATCAATCTGTTTCAGGCGGCAAAAGCTGGGCTGGCGGGGGTTATCTTAAGCGTCATATTTTATATCATCCTCTTGCCGACTTTGTATTTTACGGAAACGAAGCTGTTGAGAGCGAATGGAATATCCGCGATTGCGTTGACATCTGTCGCCGGCGTGTCTTTAGCGGCCCCAAGTGTTATTGCGCAAGCCTACCCTGAACTTGAACCGATTGTACCCCTGGTCGTATCTCAAATCGCGATGGCAGTGGTAATCACAAGCGTTCTGACACCGATGATTGCAAATAAAATTGCAAAGAAAAAGAATCTCGTCAAGCATTAG
- a CDS encoding metal-sulfur cluster assembly factor: MEKGITYTGQAGQHKEELEEKLMNVMDTEIGLDIVNLGLVYGIDLDDEGVCTVRLTFTGAGCSCSEHILKGVHEQLEPLDFINAVKIKIVWSPAWVLDRITRYGRISLGINPGR, from the coding sequence GTGGAAAAGGGCATCACGTACACTGGTCAAGCGGGCCAGCACAAGGAAGAACTGGAAGAAAAACTGATGAACGTCATGGATACGGAAATCGGTCTCGATATCGTCAATCTCGGATTGGTTTATGGCATCGACCTGGATGATGAAGGGGTCTGTACTGTCCGATTAACGTTTACGGGCGCCGGCTGTTCTTGCTCGGAGCATATTTTGAAGGGAGTCCATGAGCAGTTGGAGCCGCTGGATTTCATCAATGCGGTCAAAATCAAGATCGTGTGGAGCCCGGCTTGGGTGTTGGATCGCATTACCCGTTACGGGCGCATTTCGCTTGGGATCAATCCAGGCAGATAA
- the ilvD gene encoding dihydroxy-acid dehydratase — protein MDNGKNKKDLRINSSVYDGVVKSPNRAMLRATGMHDEDFKKPMVGVISTWAENTPCNIHLNDLAAIAKNGIKKQHGWPVQFTTVTVSDGIAMGTPGMNYSLPSRDLIADSIEVAVGGQNLDAFISIGGCDKNMPGSVIAMANANIPSIFVYGGTIAPGKDDDGNDIDLVSVFEAIGKWNNGEMTEEEVRAIECNACPGPGACGGMYTANTMASAIETMGLSLPGSSSNPAATGDKLKDVFEAGEAIIGLIEKNIRPRDIITRKSLENAVVITMALGGSTNAILHLLAIAHAAEVDFAIEDFNEIQKRVPHLADLKPSGKYVFQDLYNVGGVPAVQKYLLDNGLLHGDCLTVTGKTLAENLENMAPLAEGQDVIMTLEKPKRKDGPLIVLKGNLAPEGAVVKVSGLKQRRHEGPAKVFNTEEAAIEATLNGDIIDGDVVVVRFVGPKGGPGMPEMLSLSSIISGKGIKVCLITDGRFSGGSHGFVVGHIAPEAQDGGPIALLETNDTIIIDQDTRELTMLVSDEELAKRREKLVLPPLKSRGVLGKYAHIVSSASKGAVTDFFNRNPFEEK, from the coding sequence ATGGATAACGGAAAGAACAAAAAAGATTTACGCATCAACAGCTCCGTGTATGATGGGGTTGTGAAGTCGCCGAACCGTGCGATGCTGCGCGCGACAGGCATGCATGACGAAGACTTCAAAAAGCCAATGGTCGGGGTGATCAGCACTTGGGCTGAGAACACACCTTGCAATATCCACTTGAATGATCTGGCTGCAATCGCAAAAAACGGCATCAAGAAGCAACACGGATGGCCAGTCCAGTTTACGACAGTGACCGTTTCGGATGGCATCGCGATGGGTACGCCGGGGATGAACTATTCATTGCCTTCGCGCGATCTGATTGCCGATTCGATCGAGGTTGCGGTAGGCGGCCAAAATCTGGACGCCTTCATCAGCATCGGCGGCTGCGATAAGAATATGCCGGGCTCTGTCATCGCGATGGCCAATGCGAACATCCCATCCATTTTTGTCTATGGGGGCACTATCGCGCCTGGCAAAGATGATGATGGCAACGACATCGATCTCGTCTCCGTTTTTGAAGCCATCGGAAAGTGGAACAACGGCGAAATGACGGAAGAAGAAGTTCGGGCGATCGAATGCAATGCCTGTCCCGGACCAGGGGCTTGCGGCGGGATGTATACGGCCAACACGATGGCTTCGGCGATTGAAACGATGGGGCTGAGCTTGCCGGGATCATCGTCAAACCCTGCGGCAACCGGTGATAAATTGAAGGATGTTTTCGAGGCAGGCGAAGCCATCATCGGATTGATCGAAAAAAATATCCGTCCGCGCGACATCATCACGCGCAAATCGCTGGAGAATGCCGTGGTGATCACGATGGCATTGGGCGGATCGACGAATGCCATCTTGCATCTATTGGCGATTGCCCATGCCGCTGAGGTGGACTTTGCGATCGAGGACTTCAATGAAATCCAAAAACGGGTACCGCATTTGGCCGATCTGAAACCTTCGGGAAAATACGTTTTCCAAGATCTATATAACGTAGGCGGCGTGCCTGCCGTTCAGAAATACTTGCTTGACAACGGTTTGCTGCACGGCGACTGTTTGACTGTAACCGGAAAGACACTGGCGGAAAACCTGGAAAATATGGCACCTTTGGCGGAAGGCCAAGACGTGATCATGACGCTGGAGAAGCCCAAACGTAAAGATGGCCCATTGATTGTCCTGAAAGGCAATCTTGCTCCTGAGGGCGCTGTCGTAAAAGTTTCCGGACTGAAGCAACGACGCCATGAAGGGCCTGCGAAGGTTTTCAACACCGAAGAAGCGGCGATCGAAGCGACCCTTAACGGGGATATTATTGATGGTGATGTGGTGGTTGTGCGCTTTGTCGGCCCGAAAGGTGGACCAGGCATGCCGGAAATGCTGTCCTTATCGAGCATCATTTCCGGAAAAGGCATCAAAGTCTGCCTGATCACAGATGGCCGTTTTTCCGGTGGTTCCCACGGGTTCGTGGTCGGGCATATCGCACCGGAGGCACAAGACGGCGGACCGATCGCCTTATTGGAAACGAATGATACAATCATCATTGACCAGGATACACGTGAGTTGACGATGCTAGTATCCGATGAAGAGTTGGCCAAGCGACGCGAAAAACTGGTGTTGCCGCCTTTGAAATCGCGCGGTGTTCTGGGCAAATACGCACACATCGTGTCATCCGCATCGAAAGGTGCCGTAACCGACTTCTTCAACCGCAACCCATTTGAGGAAAAATAA
- the arr gene encoding NAD(+)--rifampin ADP-ribosyltransferase — protein MEDSGKPEEANLLFLQAWSEATDDFEKFIAAYYVARHQKNVSEKIKWFETSLQFALKVNDEAVKSAFPSLYMNIAKCYEALSDPDKAKKNVELSHSYNVAPSDPGPFFHGTRADLQVGELLTAKEESNYKPGLKMNHIYFTALVSGAGLAAALAKGDGRERVYIVEPTGDFENDPNVTDKKFPGNLTRSYRSQAPLKIIGEATDWSQQTPEELRRWREKLANNKGEIIN, from the coding sequence ATGGAAGACAGCGGCAAACCTGAAGAGGCAAACCTGCTGTTTCTTCAAGCCTGGAGTGAAGCGACAGACGATTTTGAAAAATTTATCGCAGCTTATTATGTGGCCCGGCATCAAAAAAATGTATCAGAAAAAATAAAATGGTTCGAAACCTCTTTGCAGTTCGCGCTAAAAGTGAATGATGAGGCGGTTAAGAGCGCGTTCCCATCGTTATATATGAACATCGCGAAATGCTATGAGGCGTTATCCGATCCGGACAAGGCAAAAAAGAATGTTGAATTATCACATTCGTATAATGTTGCGCCTTCTGATCCAGGCCCTTTTTTTCATGGGACAAGAGCAGATCTGCAGGTCGGTGAGCTGCTGACAGCAAAAGAGGAATCGAATTACAAACCCGGACTTAAAATGAACCACATTTATTTCACGGCATTGGTCAGTGGTGCGGGACTTGCGGCTGCATTGGCAAAAGGTGATGGACGAGAACGTGTTTATATTGTAGAACCAACAGGGGACTTCGAAAACGACCCGAATGTTACGGACAAGAAATTCCCGGGAAATCTGACCCGTTCCTACCGTTCGCAAGCACCTTTAAAGATTATCGGCGAAGCAACGGATTGGTCGCAACAGACGCCTGAGGAACTTCGTCGGTGGCGTGAAAAGCTGGCCAATAATAAAGGCGAAATCATCAACTGA